The window AACATAGTAAAGATCATTCCATTTTATTATGGGATATAAATAAAGGTTTGCAAACCTCTGAAAGAGTGCATCACCACAATACAGTGCAGACAGATTCTATGAGACCTATTGCAGAAGTTGGTGTTTCAGAAACTATACATTCTATTGCTTGGTTCAAACATGAACAAAAATGTATGGTAGTTGGTACTAATAacaaacaattaaaaattattgattTCAGAGGTATTATAATAAAACAGTGTCATTGCATATTTTTTATACGTAATGTAATTTGtcatatatacattatattattttatattagattCTGCAAAGGTGGTCAACACAACAGCCACTAAAGCTGTTTATAATGTAGCAGTAAATCCGCATAATAATTATCATTTACTTTCAAGTGTTGATAATCAGATAACAATTTGGGATACGAGATGCTTTGAAAAACCTGTTTTAACATTATCACAAACTAGACAAATTACGAAAGTATTATGGTGCCCAACTAGGCACAATCTTTTGGGTGCTTTACAAAAAGACTCAGGTAAAGTATCAATTTAATTTTCTCTTAATTTaatcataaattatattaataagtgTTGATATCATCTTTAATAAAGCAACACTGCATTTGTATGACATTCAACATTGTGGAATTGGAGGAGGAGAAGATACAGAACCTGGAGCATTAGAAAGAACAGTTGCACCACCTTGGTATAGTCCTGTAAGTTTTTCATGGCACCCAACACACGTGAACAGATTATTGGCAATATCTCAGCAAGGTTTgacaatattatattataaacttATACAAATTATAGAACAAAATGTTTCTGATTTTATTTTATCCTTTTAAAGGACTTACAGATTATACAGTTTGTGAAAGAATTACAGTAAACTGGTCAACACGATCTCATCTTGCCTGGAATCATGCTTCAAAATCATTTAAATATATATGCAGTAAtgataatatttacaaagcgctAAACGATATTTCTATCTTAACTAAAACACGTGCTGCTTCAGAATATGGcttacttgtaagttaagaaaatttacaatttatattttttatataacatctttaatatatatatctgtAGCCAGAGCTGGCTCAGAATGGGGAATTGGCTGAAAATGAAACTCTGAAAAATTTATGGCAGTGGTTGTACTTAAGTCGCTATTTAGTAGAGGATGGCACTATACCATCTGCAGATAATAAACATCCAGGTGTCAGGTAAATTAATGATTTTCTAATCATATATCTGAAAATTCGCaaaataatatctattaatgttACATAGAACAGTTTTAAAACTAGATGGCCAACAAGGATCTACTAATGGTTTCTTAAAGTCGGAACTAATTCATCGTCCTTGGTCGGATATAGGATCTAACCATACTGCAAAAATTTACAGGTATAAAATACATGCAATGTATCATACTAAAGCTTTGtaacataatttaatatttatataatagatCTGCAGACAGAGATAAAGGATTACTTTTATGTGGTTGGAGATTTGATAAAGATACCAATACCCTTTATGATAACTTATTCTTAGAAAGATTAGAAAGAGAAGGAGCATATCCAAGAGCAGCAGCAATAGCAGTTTTTAATTTGTGTTTACGGCAAGCTATCGAAATTTTAAATCGAGGAGCTACTAAAATGTCGATGTCTACAAATTTAAATATCGTTGCTATGGCTTTATCAGGATTTTCCGAAGACCGGAATAGTATGTGGAGAGAATCATGTTTAAAATGTAGATCTCAACTTACAGACCCTTATTTGAGAGCAACTTTTGCTTTTCTAACAGCAGACGATTCTTATGAAAATGTTCTCGTAAGTACACATTGATCTTTGTTCCTTATGAAACACAATATTCATAtatgaaataagaaaaataaatatttttagaatGAAAACGGTATGGCAGTTGAAGACAGAGTAGCCTTTGCACTTATGTTTTTATCGGATAATAAGTTAagcgaatatttaaaaaaattaactcAAAAGTTAACTGATGAAGGAAATTTAGCGGGTTTTCTTTTGACAGGTttgcataatttaataaacatatgctaattataatatttacttattatgTATTGCGTCTTAGGTACTAGTTTAGAAGGTATACAATTATTAAATCGGTACTTAGAAATTACCGGTGATGTTCAAAGTTGTAGTTTAATAGCTATTAGAGCATTTACACCAACATTACTTCAAGAAAATCAAGTCCAAGTTTGGATTACAAGGTagtataataaacaatatttacttAAAAGATTATGGGAAGTAAATATAACTTCAAAAATTGCGATAAAGTTATAGAAATCTTTTAAATGCTTGGAAAATGTGGACCCAAAGGGCTCACTTTGATATCGCGATGAGGTCTTCAACGAATGAAAAGCCTCCACAACAAATATATGTTTCTTGTAATTTTTGTGGTAAAAGTATATCAGCCTTTATGCAAGGTTTAAGTAGAGCAAGAGGGCCTTTTGGCAGGTTAGGAAGTACACCTAATAAACTGAAGGTAATATGTccctatttgaatatttgatagAGCAGTAATTAAAGTTTcaagtaaaataatattttatatttataaaataatgtcTTCTTACTTTTTTGTAGATGTCTTCGTGTCCAAATTGTAGAAAACCATTACCGCGATGCGCAATATGCTTGATGCATATGGGCACAGTAAGTGGATTGCAAATGACAACATCTAGTGTTAGTAGAAGCGAAGAATGTGATAATAAATTGACAGAATTTAGTAATTGGTTTACATGGTGTCAAACATGTAGACATGGTGGTCATGCTGATCATATTACACATTGGTTTCGGTAACATATTTTAAGATCATACATATTAATTTCCTCTAATTCATATATTTtctcttttaaataatttattgtcTTATTTAAACAGGCAACATTCAGAATGTCCAGTAACCTCATGTACATGTAGATGCTTCTCTTTAGATGCATCATGTAAACTAGCAGTGGGTataacataaatagaaatctaaGATTCTAAAAGTTTTAAATAATACTGATGATGTTCATTAAAGTTTTAGGAtttcattttgtacatttcttgGAACAACATGAATGTTATAAACGAAGGATAATGAGTCTTGTGTACAAGatactatttaaatttattataaaagaataatttacacttcgacatatatattaaaataatcgtATTCTTATAAAAAGTTTTTAAGCATTTTTATaggttatacaattataaatttaaaacccTGTTTCATCTTCAGACATTTTCCATTTTCCTGCTCCTAATACATTCAAGATAACCATGAGTTGTTTATACCGATCGACatctataattaatattttccttatttttataCACCTTacgatatatgtttatataaaataagatCGAAATTTACCAAAATTTTCTGTCATACTAAGtgggaatactatataattaCTGCAATTCATTGTAGATGCGGATTGTAATGTGCcatgtatttctatataaccTTCAGCATCGTTATCAATTGGTACTGGTAAGGTTACATTAACTTGCACACCATCGGTTgtttttaattctatatttcTACCGTTTGAACCTTtctagaaattaaaaaatatttctataaattaatataactaATTCTAACGGAATAAATACTATAAATCAGGAATAACTATTGACATCGAGTAAtggtatttatatattatatttttacattaataTCAAATAAATCTCTTACTTTTCCAATAGTGCCAAGTATAATTACTTGTTCTCCAACATTTTGTGCCAATTGACGACCTTCAATACGCTTTTTTATCATTTCCTTCTTTGTTAATAACACCTCTACTTCCAAAAactgttttaaaaattatacattatacatcgAAGCACTATAGTGACATGACAGTTATTTAAATATGGTGTTTTCGGACAATCAACTTTTAGATCTAAAATACTAGATCTAACATAAGCTATGAATTGGTGAATAAAGTGATAGAACTTAAATTCTTATTTTCTGGCCAATTATTAAAACATTCAAGACATTATAATGAATTAGATTTAATCATCACAGCGTAGTGAATTCTTGCAAAAAGTTGGTCAGTATATTTATTGGACATATATAAGTAACTACGTAGCATTTTGAGTTCTACCATCTAAGGTTTTTTGCTTCTATGTGCTGCACCTACAATCAGTGCGGCTTCTTCCATTCGTTTTTGGTTCTTCGTTACGTCGTGTCCTGCGAATGATTCTTAAAGGGATTAAAccatattattttcattattttgcgCTAGTACTTATCGAGAATAGAGTACTAAAGTTGCAAATAAACTATTAAGAAAGGTAAATATCTCTAATAACGTGTAACACATTGAGAAATATTATCGATGTTTTATCGAGGATAACAATGGCTGCAATGCGACATTTAAAATGATTTCTCTCCTTTACTAATGCGTATGGAGTATAGAATTCtagaattaaattttataatgaaTTGAAAACATCGAAATTTACcaaacgtttaacgttatcATGATTCTTAGAATTAGATTATGCACGATTATATGATCTACATATTTTTCGTCATATATTGGCAAATAAAAAGATCTTCTTACAACATAACCTAATATATTGATTATATAGGTATGATATGATGATATTTTTACAGATTGAGGTTATAGAGAAATGGAGCAAGAATCGAGACGTAAAGGGCCAAGGAGCCCTAGTGCAGACTCAGAAGACTCATCTCATAGAAGAAGATCAAGGAAATATGATCGATCTCCATCTCCAAGAAGAAGCAGATATCGAAGATCTCGTTCCAGAGATAGAAGATCACGTTCCAGTTCCAGAGATAGAAGAAGGAAAGACTCTAGTCGTTCACAACAAGAATGGAAACAGCAAGCTGCATCTCAATCTCAATCTTCTACTCCTAATCCAGCTAATCCTGGTGGTTATGTTCCAGCTGTTCATAATCAATATCAGGTAAATCAAACATGTTTAAGAAAAGGGAAAGAATATAAAAGaaggaaataaataatatatatttattttttaggcACCACCACCTCCGAACACCAGTCAACCACCACCACCTTTGCCAGCTTATAACCAAGGCTACAATAATTACAATTACAACTATGGGCAAGGCTATGACTACAGCTACCAGCAACCCACTGGTTATCGCAGTGTAAGTTTTTTGAAAGAGTATATTAGTTCAAAGGAGTATGTTGTATAAGAATGATTAGCTGATgttgtaataattaaaattatattgcgTTTAAGgcaatataattaaatttcaatacttTTAGAACATTACCTATTCATAAGTTTGATTGTATTGTATGAGTTTGTAAAagtaattatgaaattattacaCAAACTACCGAaatgtttttaataatatttggtaGTACTGTCCATTTTTTTGGGGATGAACATTATGTTCTTTTGCATCGCGAAGTTTTGTGAATCCCCTCGTAAGTATAACGTTCGCGTTGTTTATTTTATTGGCATCGACATTGGAAACCAGTATTATTGACCAGATGATTTGTCTTCAAGAATCTTCCGTGTATTATCCAAAGTTCTGATTTGAGTATGGACAAATAAAGGTAAGGTTTGATAGAAGCATTTTTTGAGTATTTGACAtcaaatgtatatttattttgttaGGATTATCCACCACCAAATTGGCAAGGGAATCAGGTAGCTTATAACAATCAACAACCACCACCTCCTCCCTCATTAACATCCCAGCAAGAATCGTCAAGACCAGTAGATAGTGGTTCCTCTGGATTAGTGTCGTCCTTGGCAAGACCAGAAGATGCCAAAAAGGAAGGTgagtcttttattttattttgatttaaatttattagCTGATATTATTTGAATACATTTTTATGTTCTATGACTAGCAGCAATCGCAGCTGAGGTAAAACAGCAAAAAGCAACTCTGGCTAAACAGCGTGAAGAATACGTTAAGAAATCTACTACATTACAACGTGAATTGGAGATTCTGCGACAGCAGTGCGATGAAATTGGTAAAGAAGGTGGAAGAGAAAATAATCGTATTATAAAAGAGAATCAGAAATTGCAGGTATGCAATTATTACATAAAATGATCAACAATATATTTTAACAGCTTTTCATTGTATGTTAATTCTTAATTTGCAGATTGagatacaaaataaaatgaaatcgaTACACAATGTAATCGATATGCTTACCGGAATTATAGGAGATAAAGCTACTGTTGATGATCTGAAAAGCAAGTTTAAATTAGAAATTAGCAAATGTTCAAGAAGTCCCAAAGAAGACTTTCCGAAAGGAAAATCGTTGTCGCCCGACCGATCATCGGCATCCGACTCCGACAAGGAATCCAAAATTGAAAGAGACATGAAAGAACGAAGGTCTCCCGAAGATTCTAAACCTATGTACAATTTTGTACATTATGACCCAGAAATGCACTGGTGTAAAGTCTGCGATATATTTCCTAAAACGGCAAAGGAATATTTGAATCATCTGCATAGCAATGAGCACAAAGAAGCTTGCTTAGTAAGTTGCCTGTTATTCTAATAATAGAGTCTTAGTGAAACTCATTCAGCTCTGGTATAGGTACTTTCAATAACTGAATGTAGAAATTTCTAATTGAAGATCGTTTTCATAAATAACTTTTATAATCATTAGAACAGGATGCAGAAAAATCTAACTGATAATTGATTTACATTGTGAGAGAACAAATGGATTCGATTAAAACTATGTATTTCTAATTTGAACTATATTTGTATAAGGATGATATATTACAGTAACAGTCAACCTGCAGGTACTTGGTACATAGTCTGATTGATGTATCATAACAATGTCTCATTAAAAAGTACCACCGAATATTTGTATAGTATTGTAGGAAACATTATCATTAACATTTAATTCCCTGCAACAGGAACGCAAGATAGTTGATATGCCGTGGCATGAGCGGAATGGAGAGGGAACGGAAAAGGAAGTGCCCTATTATCCTGGACTGCCAACGAAAAGAACACCTATTAAAGGTATGGTTCATTTCAGTGGATAATTACTAATAGAATACAATTCCGTAGCTTGTGCACAGACACTGTGTCCGGTATGTATTGAAGAGATCTACGACTATGATTTGCTCAAAAATTTGCTTGCATTAACATACGTATTATCGACTTACATAGTCGAATTATGTACGCGAAAAGAAAGATAATTAGGCTTCAAACATTTCttgctttttccttttttcaaattattcaaaataatatacatTAGAAATGTTCGTTATGGAAATGAatcgttttataaatttgtacgcggaataatttttattttttccgtGAAGTGTCTTTTACACATCATAATGTTAGCAGCAAATTTTGTAGCAATGATGTAAACACCATAAAGATGCACTGGATTTTAAATGGACTCGAGGAGCACACTTTCGGGCGATTTCAGATATTTCAGCTTCTATAATCGAACCATTTAAAATTATTCCTCGCAAGTGTACTGTTCGTCGATTCATCATATATAGGTCCATTTACAGTCAAGAATGAACAAAGGAAGATCTTATCAatgtgaaatatatattaatatgaatCAATGTTGTCATAATGCTGGTGCGtgtataaatacaaataacgtatatagttatatgaAAATGTGTAAATTGTGATATTCGCTCGTGTCACTTATTTTATTtagcatatatattatattattaaataggtttatgatatatattataaatcgaaatatttttgtgaaacgtTCTGTAAATGCCGATTAATTTTTTTGAGAgatatatagaaattaaaacaattattaatttttagctTTTATATGATTAATAAAAGTTAAGAAAATGATCAAAAAAATACATGAGGTAGTTGCAGTACGTATAAAAATTCTATGTTATGTTGCTTTATGTAATTTCTTATTTTCAATTTACTTGTAATATCTTTGTGGTATATTTGTATGAATAAAACATGATTTCTTCccatcctttttttcttctagaATTCAACGTGGGAGACTACggaagaatatttatttaatgttatCGACCATTTATTGAGCatcttttaatatatattgtttttgTTTTCAGTGACATGAATGTGTCGTGGCAGAATATAAGGTCATTCTTTATGAACTTAAATTGTTTACCATTTTCAAAGCTTAAGTAATGCTAAGTGTTAAAATATTTGCTTATAGGTTTACAGTTCTTCAGCGCTGCAACGGCATGGTACTGCAAGCTTTGCGATTCCTGGATCGGGGATCTTCATTGTGCAAGTTTGCACCTGAAATCTAAACAGCATTCAGAAAATTATTCTGTATGttctttattttctaaattCTGTATTTCAAAAAAGGGggcaatataaaattaattagttAACATCTTTATTTAGCGTTTTGTTGAGCAAAATCCACATTGGGAAACCGATTGGATGGCAGATCGTGAGAAAGCATTCTCAGAGGAGAAACATAAACAGATCCAAATGGAATTGCAGAAACACAAAGATGACGACCCGCCACCAAAATCAAAGAAATCAAAGAAGTCAAAGAAAAGTAAGAAGAAATCTAAGAAGCGAAGAAACAGAAGCAGTGGTAGCGACAGTTCCAGCGAATCAGAAAATTCGGACACAGATTCCGATCAGGATATGTCCAAGAGCATTCGTGTTGCTATGCGAAATAAAATGAAAGCGTCGACGCAAGCTATTTTGAATGAGGAGATAGATTATCATCGGATAAAATTGAAAGGACACTGGTCAAAAATGGCGCAACACTTGAATCAGTCACTGACTCCAGAACCTCAACCTGTTGAAACTGATGAAAGACAGCTGTTGAATTCGATCAGAGACAAATTAAAAGCGAAGCAGGAAGAAGAAATGAAGTCTATTAGTAATCGAAGGCTGAGCCAAGAGAAAGGAatcgaagaagaagaggaagaacaaGAACAGGCTTCTTTTTCGAACAAATCAAAACCGGAAAATTTGGAAGCTTGGGGACCAAAAGAACCTCCTAAACCCTTCTGGATAAAGAAGGAAGAGGAAAAACCGCAACCCATAGCCAACAAACCAATCGAATTACCCAAACCAGAAGAAATGCCTAAACCGCATATGGGATTCTGGACAAAACAGCAAGTCAACATGACCGTAAAACCGCCTGAAAATAAATCTGTGGAGAAAGAGGATGAGAGACAACGAGAAAGCGATAGATACAAAGACGATCGGGATAGAAAGTATGACAGACGGGAGGATAAATACGATCGTTATAGCAGCAGGTACGAAAGAAGACGCGGGCGAGACAGAGATCGTGATCGTGACAGAGATAGGGATAGGGACCGTGATAGGGACAGGGACAGGGATAGAGATCGAGACAGGGATTATTACGATGATCGAAGAAAACGAGATAGTAATGAATCTCCTCGACGTGAAAGAAGTTGGCGCGACAGCCCAAAGAGAGGTTACGATAAATATGGTAAGGACAGAAGAGACGATAATTCATCTAACGATGAGTCCAAATTCGAGAAGAAGACAAATGAATCCGCGTCTAAATCTAAGAAGGGTAGTATACAGACTAAAAAGTCAACGCCTCAGGTATCGAAAGGTAAATTACCATTCATTGGTAGATTACCGCTATTTAAGAAGAAAGCTGAAGAACCAAAGTTGCCTGAGAAAGATATTACTCCTCTTCCCTATCAACAGAGTAAATTCGAAGATACACCGAAAGTTCCCAATGAGATCATAAACCCACCTGGTGTTGTACACATCACCAAGCTTGCAACTCCAATAAATCtgggtaataataataataacactaCCAGCAGCagtaacaataataatagtaCCATTACTACCACAGCTAATAGTACAAGCACTCTACCTCCTCAAACCAACAAAAGTCAACCGATGAAAATATTGGTAGCTCCACCACCTCCGGTATTAAATGAAACGAAACCTACACAGCAGGTGGTCGATATGGAGATTGAAGATCAATCCGAGGAAACAGTAATAGAGGAACCAATAATAGAGCAGCAAAAACAAACGCACAGTATATCGAAATTACCTCTGCCTCCacatcctcctcctcctctgaATAGACCACCACCACCTTTCTCGACTACgtcgcagcagcaacagcaacaggcAACGGTGCAAAGTAGACCGCAATTCCCTACGAATCGACCTCCACCTCCATTTATGACAACTCCACCACCTTTCGTTCAGAGTCAACCACGATTTCCGCCTCATCAACCAGTACGGCCACCGGTGCAAAGTCATCCTCCTTTCATGGCAAATCCACCGCCACAAATGCCCACTGTACCTCCTTTCGTTcaaaatcatcaaaatccaccaCCTCCACTACCAACTGTTGAGAATACTACACAAGATATTTCCGACATCCCGGAACCCACTGAAAAGCGAACTGACCCAAGCATTCCTCTGCCTGATGATTTGCAAGAAGCCCTAAATATCATCTTTCCGAAAGAGGAAACAGAAACAAAACAACAAAGTCAACAAGAAAGTAACATTATGTATTCGTCTATGTATAGTATGTTAGGGTGTGTTGGGTATGGCCCAGAATATATGGATCAACCACCACCTGAAATTACTCAAGCGGAGACAGAAGTAGATACTCAACCTGGACCAGATGATTTGAAGATGTTAGGCATTGACGAAGGAGATACAATCCTATAAAACTTTTTATAAACTCACAATGTTCTCTGGTTCGAATGTTTTTTTGATAAGCATCTAGCGTTAAACTCTAAGTCACGTTGACTGTCTATCCCTTCTACTTCGAAACAATTGTTATTTGTATTGTAATTTCTTGACTTAAAATTTATACGTTATGTATGTTAACATCGAATATTATGTAATTATGTAAACTAGtattttaagtaagaaatagTGAATGTTTCTTTTTCATGTACTAACAGCGAATCAGTTGATACTAAAGCGTTGCCTTGGCAAAATAACTGAGTGAAATGAGCTTGTGAAAGATTTACTATTTCTTATTAACTGTACTGTTTTCATTTAATTCTGATTGAAAAAGATATCTCCAGGTTTTTATGAGTTTGCTAAAACTAAGCAGTTAAGGTAAACGTTACAGTGTCATATAATTACTTTTACTTAaggcgtatatatatatacaccttAGACACATGTCAAAACTTAAATTTCCATATGTGTATAAGAGTATTAAAAACACTTTAGAGATATAAATAATCAGCCTATTTGCTTTTCCAGAACACATTTAAATACTAGTAAGAACAGCATAAACACTGTTTGGAAAACAAATTCAAAATGTACATTTGATTTATGAATAATATTCCATtaataaataacgaaattaCATGAAACGAGACGTGATGTTATAAAACTAAGGGATTCAAAGAAAAATGGACCCATTTTTCATTGCATTATTCAACTATGCTttgtttattctttttcttggaattttgttttcttagttgaaaattattttatagggTTTTTTAAGTGCTTTATCACATAACTTCACCCTGCAGCGCACAACCTTCCatacaatacaatataattCAATGCCTTGTTTTCGTCAATAATGCCAGGTAATGCTAAATAAGAAATACAGGTATTGCATGGCACATAACATGAATTATACAGCGTGTCCCGTAATCGATGATACAATCATGTACGGGGTGATTTTACATAAAAGAATAAGTCGAAAATAGACAATAAATTTTTTTCATATGAcgttttgttttcgagaaaatgaatttgaaaattcatcaAGTATATTGGGCATAAATAACATGCCTAATGgtgctatatagtattgccatattgTAATTTCTCAAATGTCACTTaattacttaaaaattattttgagaCTTAACGATATTTTTACTACATTACAATGAAATGAACGGTAAAAAACTTCAAATTGTATGTACAGGGCACGCAAATTAgaacaataattaattaattccaaTTTTAAAACTAGTGTTGAAACGTTCCATGCATGAAATAAAAtgacatttaatttttataatatttattatactttgttctttttttttaaatgtcattCGATATTATGCATAGTTTCAAACGCGTTTTTTATTATGTATAAGGAGATAAAATGCTTACATACTTTTTATATGTGAAAATCAGTATCTAAAGTTAGACACTTGAATAATTCAAATCATTaccattattatttaatactatGTTTAAGCCCTGTGATTTTTAACATACATAAGTACAACacagaataaaatattaaaagattgCTGTTCCTTAACCTATGAACAACATCTGCATATCAGAAAACAACAACGAACGTGTTGTATATGTTGGAATGATAGCCCATGGAATGAATTATAATCTAAGTTTCCAAAGCTGCTGTGCACTAAAATCTAATTTGACTTCGTGAGTATCGTAGTAAAGTAGTACGAAAATTCAATATCGCTCAATTATCTTGAAAAGTACAAACAGTACATTAAATCTGCAGTACAAGGCCCGCGCTTGAAATGTTATCTCCGCCGCCAGCAGTTTGCGCTGCTTCGGTGCAAACTAATACTGGTGCCACACAAACTTGAATAATAATATCTTTGCTTTCTATTTTTAATGTTTCATCCCAACAGGACACTGGTTTCTCAATATCTAGTGCTATCCGGGTGCCATCAACGATAGACGTCGAAAAACTATCGTCTAAAATCAACGCAGCTTTACTAATGTCGACCTAAAATTTCATAAgttcatatatatacatatacagggtAGGTCAACTAAAAGGTATCATCTAAATATCTTTACTATTGTATGAAAAATCTTCTCAGAACGAAGTTACACTATTTCAAAGGTCATAAATGACTAATGCTATGCTCGATATGGTGGTCGTTTGCTGCAATGCATAATTGAAATCTTCTGATTAGTTTTCTATTTTATCCAATGTTATGGATACACCTACAGCTGCAATTTTCTCCTTCATATCTTCCGGTATTATAAGTTTGTCACGATAAACTACGTTTGTAATCTTATAAAATAATGACATTAAAAAAGTCTGCCCATTAATATATGTTCCCCTTATAACAATGCAATTTTGTCCTAAAAAGATTTTTCACACAATAGTAAGTAAAGGAGATATTTAGATGATCCCATTTAGCTGATTCACCCatatattcatataattataagcttataattaacaaaatataatcaaattTACTTACATGGCTCGTCGCGCATACGTGTCTATGAGCTGTTAGTGATGCTTTGGCTGCCGCAGCCATCGTATTTTTCCATATAGAGCCTTTTACAGTAAATATAGCTTGATAGGCTAACGTGTGTACATGAATTCTAGTTAATTCTCGAGAATGCTTAATAGTCTTGCTTTTCATACGTATCAATTTGAATAACGTTCGCATTTGATCTAAGACTGTCGCTATACGTGGCGTTGAATTTGCTACTAATGAAATATTTCCGTAATACATCGCGTTATGCAAGTTGGCTATTTCTTGCTCATTCATCCCTAAACTATCGGCAAATGGAATAATCGAGTCGCAAAGCT of the Bombus affinis isolate iyBomAffi1 chromosome 6, iyBomAffi1.2, whole genome shotgun sequence genome contains:
- the LOC126917628 gene encoding GATOR complex protein MIOS-B, which codes for MSSIKLDIQWSPVHANKFITWGTEICLYEVIQVKDNNRQLYTKISDSTVAHLLATNTNHHYVKCIDIYPQLEPDILLAVGQANGKVVLTTFGPTIFDSQGLSGKELVPKHARQCNTVAWNPIDTNLIVSGLDKHSKDHSILLWDINKGLQTSERVHHHNTVQTDSMRPIAEVGVSETIHSIAWFKHEQKCMVVGTNNKQLKIIDFRDSAKVVNTTATKAVYNVAVNPHNNYHLLSSVDNQITIWDTRCFEKPVLTLSQTRQITKVLWCPTRHNLLGALQKDSATLHLYDIQHCGIGGGEDTEPGALERTVAPPWYSPVSFSWHPTHVNRLLAISQQGLTDYTVCERITVNWSTRSHLAWNHASKSFKYICSNDNIYKALNDISILTKTRAASEYGLLPELAQNGELAENETLKNLWQWLYLSRYLVEDGTIPSADNKHPGVRTVLKLDGQQGSTNGFLKSELIHRPWSDIGSNHTAKIYRSADRDKGLLLCGWRFDKDTNTLYDNLFLERLEREGAYPRAAAIAVFNLCLRQAIEILNRGATKMSMSTNLNIVAMALSGFSEDRNSMWRESCLKCRSQLTDPYLRATFAFLTADDSYENVLNENGMAVEDRVAFALMFLSDNKLSEYLKKLTQKLTDEGNLAGFLLTGTSLEGIQLLNRYLEITGDVQSCSLIAIRAFTPTLLQENQVQVWITSYRNLLNAWKMWTQRAHFDIAMRSSTNEKPPQQIYVSCNFCGKSISAFMQGLSRARGPFGRLGSTPNKLKMSSCPNCRKPLPRCAICLMHMGTVSGLQMTTSSVSRSEECDNKLTEFSNWFTWCQTCRHGGHADHITHWFRQHSECPVTSCTCRCFSLDASCKLAF
- the LOC126917639 gene encoding uncharacterized protein LOC126917639; translation: MIKKRIEGRQLAQNVGEQVIILGTIGKKGSNGRNIELKTTDGVQVNVTLPVPIDNDAEGYIEIHGTLQSASTMNCSNYIVFPLSMTENFDVDRYKQLMVILNVLGAGKWKMSEDETGF